The region TGAAAGTGATGAGGAACTAAATTTAAAGGCTTTTTTAAGGGATAAATTACCAAGCTATATGATTCCTAGAACCTTTATAAGAGTTGATAAATTTAAGCTTAATGATAATGGTAAGATTGATAGGAAGGCTTTGAAAAATGAGTTTTGAAAGCTTTAAAGCTGCCTTTAAAAAAGGCTTTTTAGTGCAAAATAGCCTTGAAAGTCTTGCAAATTTAGAAGAAGGCTTAAGAGAAAAAAGATTTATTTTAAAGCAAAGCGGGGATAATTTTTTCTTCTTTCATCAAGGCTTAAAACTACTTGATTTTTTTGTAAATGATCTTAAGGATTTTAAGCTTAAGCCTTGTTTTATCAAGCTTGTGAGTAGAAGTGATTTTTCTAAATTTGAGCCCTTTTTAAGTGCAAATTCCTTTAAATTTAAAGAAAGCTTTAGGCAAATGAGGCTTGAAAATAAGAATTTAAGCTTAAAGGAATTTGATTTTTTAAGCCTTGCAGAGCCTAAGCAAGCAGAAGAAATTTTAAACTTTTTTGAGCCTTTTTTTAATCCTCTTTATTTATTTTATTTTTCAAAAAAGCATTTGGCAAAAAAGGCTGAAAATAAAGAAATCATTCTTTATAAAGAAGAAGGACTAATAAAAGCAGGTCTTATTTTTT is a window of Campylobacter sp. MIT 99-7217 DNA encoding:
- a CDS encoding GNAT family N-acetyltransferase; its protein translation is MSFESFKAAFKKGFLVQNSLESLANLEEGLREKRFILKQSGDNFFFFHQGLKLLDFFVNDLKDFKLKPCFIKLVSRSDFSKFEPFLSANSFKFKESFRQMRLENKNLSLKEFDFLSLAEPKQAEEILNFFEPFFNPLYLFYFSKKHLAKKAENKEIILYKEEGLIKAGLIFSSFLNSASLDFIAVKKDLRHKNVAFALMNALCLSNKKSPFFQLFVRSDNERAIKFYERFGFSFAKTELKFYEKEKE